One part of the Mariniflexile litorale genome encodes these proteins:
- a CDS encoding ribose ABC transporter permease: MADVKNTLVKFQSIIALLVLCIVLTIMSDKFFTMENGWNIARQISINVCISVGMTLVILTKGIDLSVGSILAFSGAVAAGLLKFGLEVPAFNTYIGFTVFGAILAGLVIGGSLGVFNGWMITRFKVPPFVATLAMLTIARGATMLWTGGFPITGLGDSFDFIGTGWFLGIPMPVWITVIIVVIAVIVTKKTQFGRHIYAIGGNESAARLSGININKIKIWVYAIAGILAAVGGIILTSRLDSAQPNAGMSYELDSIAAVVIGGTSLSGGRGSIMGTVQGALIIGVLNSGLVLLNVSPFWQQIIKGLVILVAVIMDRLNHPSED; encoded by the coding sequence ATGGCTGATGTAAAAAATACTTTAGTAAAATTTCAATCCATTATTGCACTATTGGTGCTATGTATTGTTTTAACTATCATGTCTGATAAGTTTTTCACCATGGAAAATGGATGGAACATTGCAAGACAAATATCTATAAACGTATGTATCTCTGTGGGTATGACCTTAGTTATACTCACAAAAGGAATAGACTTGTCTGTAGGTTCTATTCTTGCTTTTAGTGGTGCTGTTGCTGCTGGGCTCTTAAAATTTGGTTTAGAAGTTCCTGCGTTTAATACCTACATTGGGTTTACTGTATTCGGTGCTATACTTGCAGGTTTAGTAATTGGTGGATCTCTAGGAGTGTTTAATGGGTGGATGATTACACGCTTTAAAGTACCTCCGTTCGTGGCAACTTTAGCTATGTTAACTATTGCAAGAGGTGCTACCATGTTATGGACTGGTGGTTTCCCTATAACTGGATTGGGTGATAGTTTCGATTTTATAGGAACAGGTTGGTTTTTAGGGATACCTATGCCTGTTTGGATTACTGTTATTATAGTGGTTATTGCGGTAATTGTTACTAAGAAAACGCAATTTGGTAGACATATTTATGCTATTGGTGGGAATGAAAGTGCTGCCAGACTATCAGGCATCAACATTAATAAAATAAAAATTTGGGTGTATGCCATTGCTGGTATTTTAGCAGCAGTAGGTGGTATTATACTAACATCTCGTTTAGACTCTGCGCAACCAAATGCTGGTATGAGCTATGAATTAGATTCTATTGCGGCTGTAGTTATTGGTGGTACTTCACTATCTGGAGGTAGAGGTTCTATTATGGGAACTGTTCAAGGAGCACTTATTATCGGTGTGTTGAATAGTGGATTGGTATTGCTAAACGTATCGCCTTTTTGGCAACAAATAATCAAAGGTTTGGTAATATTAGTAGCCGTAATTATGGATCGATTAAATCACCCTAGCGAAGACTAA